The following are encoded in a window of Nilaparvata lugens isolate BPH chromosome 13, ASM1435652v1, whole genome shotgun sequence genomic DNA:
- the LOC120353994 gene encoding uncharacterized protein LOC120353994: protein MIKPGAGFREVVKETGEVNANDVLVFLAGTNDIACNERKELQSALRSKLRDLQSRRGGHVLVFSVPHRHDLPRWSAINKEVQRANNENFILCKKFKNVSFVNITNIGRRFHTSNGLHLNSLGKKFVSQKILELVHQLANTTELVLDPIPLKHNNVNHFLGHNLMK, encoded by the exons ATGATTAAACCTGGAGCAGGATTCAGGGAGGTGGTGAAGGAGACTGGTGAGGTGAACGCCAATGATGTGCTTGTTTTTCTTGCCGGCACAAACGATATAGCCTGCAATGAGAGGAAGGAGCTACAATCTGCGCTTAGAAGTAAACTACGCGACCTGCAGAGCCGACGTGGAGGTCATGTGCTGGTGTTCTCGGTGCCTCATAGGCATGACCTGCCGAGATGGTCTGCGATCAACAAGGAAGTCCAGAGAGCAAACAACGAGAACTTCATTCTttgcaaaaaatttaaaaatgtttcatttgTTAATATAACCAATATAGGAAGAAGATTCCAtac atCAAATGGCCTTCATTTGAACTCTTTAGGCAAAAAGTTTGTCTCTCAAAAGATTTTAGAATTGGTGCATCAGCTAGCCAACACAACGGAACTAGTTCTTGACCCAATCCCCTTGAAACACAATAACGTCAATCATTTTTTAGGGCACAATCTGATGAAATAA